From a single Capsicum annuum cultivar UCD-10X-F1 chromosome 12, UCD10Xv1.1, whole genome shotgun sequence genomic region:
- the LOC107850565 gene encoding uncharacterized protein LOC107850565 isoform X4: MYVSSSLHKWGHRHCYFRETMSSRRLQLNAQNDYVVINNGVVEITWTNPGGIIRGIKFKGIDNLLELNNKDLNGGFWDLNWSKAGSEKTRGKFDTIQGTDLQVIVENEEQIELSFTRMWNPAVQDEQAPLYIDRRFVVFRDVPGFYSYAIFEHTKDMPAFNLNTTRIAFMLNKEKFHYMVITDGRQRFMPSAEDRLPGRGEPLAYPEAVLLVDPVEPEFKGEIFLTSHYAGTDLLVKFEPREEWKKVLGPVFTYFNSASDKEMALSLWDDAKRQMNEEVQSWPYSFPTSKEFPNCGQRCVVRGRMLVQDRYLSKENLPGKDAYVGLAAPGDAGSWQRENKGYQFWTTTDEDGYFVITNVRAGSYNLYGLVHGFIGDYKYEVVITITEGSDIELGEVVYEPPRDGPTLWEIGIPDRSAAEFYIPDPNPKYVNKLYINQDKFRQYGLWERYADLYPDNDLVYTVGVSDFQKDWFFAQVNRKIGDNAYQSTTWQIKFNSDNMDQVGAYTLRVALAAANHAELQVRINDPTADPPLLSSGEIGGDNAIARHAIHGIYWLFTVTIPSSLLLGGENTIFLTQAKTANAFQGIMYDYIRLEGPSFQNGNL; encoded by the exons atgTATGTTTCTTCTTCATTGCATAAGTGGGGACACAGACATTGTTACTTTAGGGAAACAATGTCTTCTAGACGACTGCAGTTAAATGCTCAAAATGACTAT GTGGTGATAAACAATGGAGTTGTGGAAATAACTTGGACAAATCCAGGAGGAATTATCAGAGGGATAAAGTTCAAGGGAATTGACAACTTGCTGGAGCTAAACAATAAAGATTTGAATGGAGG GTTTTGGGACCTCAATTGGAGCAAAGCAGGCAGTGAAAAAACAAGGGGAAAATTTGACAC GATACAAGGGACAGATCTGCAAGTTATCGTAGAAAATGAGGAGCAGATTGAGCTTTCATTCACAAGAATGTGGAATCCAGCAGTCCAGGATGAACAAGCTCCTTTGTATATTGACAGGAG ATTTGTAGTATTTCGTGATGTCCCGGGATTCTATTCGTATGCCATCTTTGAGCACACGAAAGACATGCCTGCTTTCAACCTTAACACAACCAGAATTGCTTTCATGCTCAATAAAGAAAA GTTTCACTACATGGTTATAACAGATGGTAGACAAAGATTTATGCCTAGTGCAGAAGACCGGCTTCCAGGGAGAGGCGAACCGCTAGCCTATCCTGAAGCAGTTCTCCTCGTTGATCCTGTAGAGCCAGAGTTCAAAGGAGAG ATATTTCTAACTTCCCACTATGCTGGTACAGATCTTCTGGTAAAATTCGAACCTAGGGAGGAGTGGAAGAAAGTCCTCGGCCCCGTATTCACATATTTTAATTCTGCATCAGATAAAGAAATGGCTCTATCGCTCTGGGATGACGCAAAAAGACAG ATGAATGAAGAAGTTCAATCCTGGCCTTACAGTTTCCCAACTTCTAAAGAATTTCCTAATTGTGGTCAAAGGTGTGTAGTTAGAGGTCGAATGCTAGTGCAAGACAG ATACTTAAGCAAGGAAAATTTACCTGGAAAAGATGCATATGTAGGACTAGCGGCCCCGGGAGACGCTGGATCATGGCAAAGAGAGAATAAG GGTTACCAATTTTGGACTACAACGGATGAGGACGGCTACTTTGTCATTACAAATGTACGTGCAGGCTCATACAATCTTTATGGATTGGTACATGGATTTATCGGAGATTACAAGTATGAAGTTGTAATAACTATAACAGAAG GTTCTGATATTGAGTTGGGTGAGGTTGTTTATGAGCCTCCAAGAGATGGTCCTACCTTATGGGAGATCGGTATCCCTGACCGCTCCGCTGCAGAATTTTATATTCCTGATCCAAACCCGAAATACGTTAACAAACTTTACATAAATCAAGACAA GTTTAGGCAGTATGGCTTGTGGGAGAGATATGCAGACCTATATCCTGATAATGATTTAGTCTACACAGTTGGAGTTAGTGACTTTCAGAAAGACTGGTTCTTTGCACAGGTGAACAG GAAGATCGGTGACAATGCATATCAAAGTACTACATGGCAAATCAAGTTCAATAGTGATAATATGGATCAAGTTGGAGCATACACATTGCGCGTAGCACTTGCAGCTGCCAATCATGCTGAATTACAG GTCCGGATCAACGATCCAACAGCAGATCCTCCTCTACTTTCAAGTGGAGAAATTGGAGGAGACAATGCAATTGCAAGGCATGCTATTCATGGGATCTATTGGTTGTTCACTGTAACAATACCTAGTTCTCTACTTTTGGGAGGAGAAAACACCATATTTTTGACACAAGCAAAGACAGCCAACGCGTTCCAAGGGATTATGTATGACTATATTCGCTTGGAAGGTCCCTCGTTCCAGAATGGAAACCTTTGA
- the LOC107850565 gene encoding probable rhamnogalacturonate lyase B isoform X5: MWNPAVQDEQAPLYIDRRFVVFRDVPGFYSYAIFEHTKDMPAFNLNTTRIAFMLNKEKFHYMVITDGRQRFMPSAEDRLPGRGEPLAYPEAVLLVDPVEPEFKGEVDDKYQYSLENKDNQVHGWICFDPPVGFWQITPSNEFRTGGPFKQDLTSHVNPTTLAIFLTSHYAGTDLLVKFEPREEWKKVLGPVFTYFNSASDKEMALSLWDDAKRQMNEEVQSWPYSFPTSKEFPNCGQRCVVRGRMLVQDRYLSKENLPGKDAYVGLAAPGDAGSWQRENKGYQFWTTTDEDGYFVITNVRAGSYNLYGLVHGFIGDYKYEVVITITEGSDIELGEVVYEPPRDGPTLWEIGIPDRSAAEFYIPDPNPKYVNKLYINQDKFRQYGLWERYADLYPDNDLVYTVGVSDFQKDWFFAQVNRKIGDNAYQSTTWQIKFNSDNMDQVGAYTLRVALAAANHAELQVRINDPTADPPLLSSGEIGGDNAIARHAIHGIYWLFTVTIPSSLLLGGENTIFLTQAKTANAFQGIMYDYIRLEGPSFQNGNL; this comes from the exons ATGTGGAATCCAGCAGTCCAGGATGAACAAGCTCCTTTGTATATTGACAGGAG ATTTGTAGTATTTCGTGATGTCCCGGGATTCTATTCGTATGCCATCTTTGAGCACACGAAAGACATGCCTGCTTTCAACCTTAACACAACCAGAATTGCTTTCATGCTCAATAAAGAAAA GTTTCACTACATGGTTATAACAGATGGTAGACAAAGATTTATGCCTAGTGCAGAAGACCGGCTTCCAGGGAGAGGCGAACCGCTAGCCTATCCTGAAGCAGTTCTCCTCGTTGATCCTGTAGAGCCAGAGTTCAAAGGAGAG GTGGACGACAAATATCAGTATTCACTTGAAAACAAAGATAATCAAGTGCATGGATGGATTTGTTTTGACCCACCTGTGGGGTTTTGGCAAATCACTCCTAGCAATGAATTTCGTACAGGAGGGCCCTTCAAACAAGATCTAACCTCCCACGTGAACCCGACTACCCTTGCT ATATTTCTAACTTCCCACTATGCTGGTACAGATCTTCTGGTAAAATTCGAACCTAGGGAGGAGTGGAAGAAAGTCCTCGGCCCCGTATTCACATATTTTAATTCTGCATCAGATAAAGAAATGGCTCTATCGCTCTGGGATGACGCAAAAAGACAG ATGAATGAAGAAGTTCAATCCTGGCCTTACAGTTTCCCAACTTCTAAAGAATTTCCTAATTGTGGTCAAAGGTGTGTAGTTAGAGGTCGAATGCTAGTGCAAGACAG ATACTTAAGCAAGGAAAATTTACCTGGAAAAGATGCATATGTAGGACTAGCGGCCCCGGGAGACGCTGGATCATGGCAAAGAGAGAATAAG GGTTACCAATTTTGGACTACAACGGATGAGGACGGCTACTTTGTCATTACAAATGTACGTGCAGGCTCATACAATCTTTATGGATTGGTACATGGATTTATCGGAGATTACAAGTATGAAGTTGTAATAACTATAACAGAAG GTTCTGATATTGAGTTGGGTGAGGTTGTTTATGAGCCTCCAAGAGATGGTCCTACCTTATGGGAGATCGGTATCCCTGACCGCTCCGCTGCAGAATTTTATATTCCTGATCCAAACCCGAAATACGTTAACAAACTTTACATAAATCAAGACAA GTTTAGGCAGTATGGCTTGTGGGAGAGATATGCAGACCTATATCCTGATAATGATTTAGTCTACACAGTTGGAGTTAGTGACTTTCAGAAAGACTGGTTCTTTGCACAGGTGAACAG GAAGATCGGTGACAATGCATATCAAAGTACTACATGGCAAATCAAGTTCAATAGTGATAATATGGATCAAGTTGGAGCATACACATTGCGCGTAGCACTTGCAGCTGCCAATCATGCTGAATTACAG GTCCGGATCAACGATCCAACAGCAGATCCTCCTCTACTTTCAAGTGGAGAAATTGGAGGAGACAATGCAATTGCAAGGCATGCTATTCATGGGATCTATTGGTTGTTCACTGTAACAATACCTAGTTCTCTACTTTTGGGAGGAGAAAACACCATATTTTTGACACAAGCAAAGACAGCCAACGCGTTCCAAGGGATTATGTATGACTATATTCGCTTGGAAGGTCCCTCGTTCCAGAATGGAAACCTTTGA
- the LOC107850565 gene encoding probable rhamnogalacturonate lyase B isoform X2, whose product MSSRRLQLNAQNDYVVINNGVVEITWTNPGGIIRGIKFKGIDNLLELNNKDLNGGFWDLNWSKAGSEKTRGKFDTIQGTDLQVIVENEEQIELSFTRMWNPAVQDEQAPLYIDRRFVVFRDVPGFYSYAIFEHTKDMPAFNLNTTRIAFMLNKEKFHYMVITDGRQRFMPSAEDRLPGRGEPLAYPEAVLLVDPVEPEFKGEVDDKYQYSLENKDNQVHGWICFDPPVGFWQITPSNEFRTGGPFKQDLTSHVNPTTLAIFLTSHYAGTDLLVKFEPREEWKKVLGPVFTYFNSASDKEMALSLWDDAKRQMNEEVQSWPYSFPTSKEFPNCGQRCVVRGRMLVQDRYLSKENLPGKDAYVGLAAPGDAGSWQRENKGYQFWTTTDEDGYFVITNVRAGSYNLYGLVHGFIGDYKYEVVITITEGSDIELGEVVYEPPRDGPTLWEIGIPDRSAAEFYIPDPNPKYVNKLYINQDKFRQYGLWERYADLYPDNDLVYTVGVSDFQKDWFFAQVNRKIGDNAYQSTTWQIKFNSDNMDQVGAYTLRVALAAANHAELQVRINDPTADPPLLSSGEIGGDNAIARHAIHGIYWLFTVTIPSSLLLGGENTIFLTQAKTANAFQGIMYDYIRLEGPSFQNGNL is encoded by the exons ATGTCTTCTAGACGACTGCAGTTAAATGCTCAAAATGACTAT GTGGTGATAAACAATGGAGTTGTGGAAATAACTTGGACAAATCCAGGAGGAATTATCAGAGGGATAAAGTTCAAGGGAATTGACAACTTGCTGGAGCTAAACAATAAAGATTTGAATGGAGG GTTTTGGGACCTCAATTGGAGCAAAGCAGGCAGTGAAAAAACAAGGGGAAAATTTGACAC GATACAAGGGACAGATCTGCAAGTTATCGTAGAAAATGAGGAGCAGATTGAGCTTTCATTCACAAGAATGTGGAATCCAGCAGTCCAGGATGAACAAGCTCCTTTGTATATTGACAGGAG ATTTGTAGTATTTCGTGATGTCCCGGGATTCTATTCGTATGCCATCTTTGAGCACACGAAAGACATGCCTGCTTTCAACCTTAACACAACCAGAATTGCTTTCATGCTCAATAAAGAAAA GTTTCACTACATGGTTATAACAGATGGTAGACAAAGATTTATGCCTAGTGCAGAAGACCGGCTTCCAGGGAGAGGCGAACCGCTAGCCTATCCTGAAGCAGTTCTCCTCGTTGATCCTGTAGAGCCAGAGTTCAAAGGAGAG GTGGACGACAAATATCAGTATTCACTTGAAAACAAAGATAATCAAGTGCATGGATGGATTTGTTTTGACCCACCTGTGGGGTTTTGGCAAATCACTCCTAGCAATGAATTTCGTACAGGAGGGCCCTTCAAACAAGATCTAACCTCCCACGTGAACCCGACTACCCTTGCT ATATTTCTAACTTCCCACTATGCTGGTACAGATCTTCTGGTAAAATTCGAACCTAGGGAGGAGTGGAAGAAAGTCCTCGGCCCCGTATTCACATATTTTAATTCTGCATCAGATAAAGAAATGGCTCTATCGCTCTGGGATGACGCAAAAAGACAG ATGAATGAAGAAGTTCAATCCTGGCCTTACAGTTTCCCAACTTCTAAAGAATTTCCTAATTGTGGTCAAAGGTGTGTAGTTAGAGGTCGAATGCTAGTGCAAGACAG ATACTTAAGCAAGGAAAATTTACCTGGAAAAGATGCATATGTAGGACTAGCGGCCCCGGGAGACGCTGGATCATGGCAAAGAGAGAATAAG GGTTACCAATTTTGGACTACAACGGATGAGGACGGCTACTTTGTCATTACAAATGTACGTGCAGGCTCATACAATCTTTATGGATTGGTACATGGATTTATCGGAGATTACAAGTATGAAGTTGTAATAACTATAACAGAAG GTTCTGATATTGAGTTGGGTGAGGTTGTTTATGAGCCTCCAAGAGATGGTCCTACCTTATGGGAGATCGGTATCCCTGACCGCTCCGCTGCAGAATTTTATATTCCTGATCCAAACCCGAAATACGTTAACAAACTTTACATAAATCAAGACAA GTTTAGGCAGTATGGCTTGTGGGAGAGATATGCAGACCTATATCCTGATAATGATTTAGTCTACACAGTTGGAGTTAGTGACTTTCAGAAAGACTGGTTCTTTGCACAGGTGAACAG GAAGATCGGTGACAATGCATATCAAAGTACTACATGGCAAATCAAGTTCAATAGTGATAATATGGATCAAGTTGGAGCATACACATTGCGCGTAGCACTTGCAGCTGCCAATCATGCTGAATTACAG GTCCGGATCAACGATCCAACAGCAGATCCTCCTCTACTTTCAAGTGGAGAAATTGGAGGAGACAATGCAATTGCAAGGCATGCTATTCATGGGATCTATTGGTTGTTCACTGTAACAATACCTAGTTCTCTACTTTTGGGAGGAGAAAACACCATATTTTTGACACAAGCAAAGACAGCCAACGCGTTCCAAGGGATTATGTATGACTATATTCGCTTGGAAGGTCCCTCGTTCCAGAATGGAAACCTTTGA
- the LOC107850565 gene encoding probable rhamnogalacturonate lyase B isoform X1, with the protein MYVSSSLHKWGHRHCYFRETMSSRRLQLNAQNDYVVINNGVVEITWTNPGGIIRGIKFKGIDNLLELNNKDLNGGFWDLNWSKAGSEKTRGKFDTIQGTDLQVIVENEEQIELSFTRMWNPAVQDEQAPLYIDRRFVVFRDVPGFYSYAIFEHTKDMPAFNLNTTRIAFMLNKEKFHYMVITDGRQRFMPSAEDRLPGRGEPLAYPEAVLLVDPVEPEFKGEVDDKYQYSLENKDNQVHGWICFDPPVGFWQITPSNEFRTGGPFKQDLTSHVNPTTLAIFLTSHYAGTDLLVKFEPREEWKKVLGPVFTYFNSASDKEMALSLWDDAKRQMNEEVQSWPYSFPTSKEFPNCGQRCVVRGRMLVQDRYLSKENLPGKDAYVGLAAPGDAGSWQRENKGYQFWTTTDEDGYFVITNVRAGSYNLYGLVHGFIGDYKYEVVITITEGSDIELGEVVYEPPRDGPTLWEIGIPDRSAAEFYIPDPNPKYVNKLYINQDKFRQYGLWERYADLYPDNDLVYTVGVSDFQKDWFFAQVNRKIGDNAYQSTTWQIKFNSDNMDQVGAYTLRVALAAANHAELQVRINDPTADPPLLSSGEIGGDNAIARHAIHGIYWLFTVTIPSSLLLGGENTIFLTQAKTANAFQGIMYDYIRLEGPSFQNGNL; encoded by the exons atgTATGTTTCTTCTTCATTGCATAAGTGGGGACACAGACATTGTTACTTTAGGGAAACAATGTCTTCTAGACGACTGCAGTTAAATGCTCAAAATGACTAT GTGGTGATAAACAATGGAGTTGTGGAAATAACTTGGACAAATCCAGGAGGAATTATCAGAGGGATAAAGTTCAAGGGAATTGACAACTTGCTGGAGCTAAACAATAAAGATTTGAATGGAGG GTTTTGGGACCTCAATTGGAGCAAAGCAGGCAGTGAAAAAACAAGGGGAAAATTTGACAC GATACAAGGGACAGATCTGCAAGTTATCGTAGAAAATGAGGAGCAGATTGAGCTTTCATTCACAAGAATGTGGAATCCAGCAGTCCAGGATGAACAAGCTCCTTTGTATATTGACAGGAG ATTTGTAGTATTTCGTGATGTCCCGGGATTCTATTCGTATGCCATCTTTGAGCACACGAAAGACATGCCTGCTTTCAACCTTAACACAACCAGAATTGCTTTCATGCTCAATAAAGAAAA GTTTCACTACATGGTTATAACAGATGGTAGACAAAGATTTATGCCTAGTGCAGAAGACCGGCTTCCAGGGAGAGGCGAACCGCTAGCCTATCCTGAAGCAGTTCTCCTCGTTGATCCTGTAGAGCCAGAGTTCAAAGGAGAG GTGGACGACAAATATCAGTATTCACTTGAAAACAAAGATAATCAAGTGCATGGATGGATTTGTTTTGACCCACCTGTGGGGTTTTGGCAAATCACTCCTAGCAATGAATTTCGTACAGGAGGGCCCTTCAAACAAGATCTAACCTCCCACGTGAACCCGACTACCCTTGCT ATATTTCTAACTTCCCACTATGCTGGTACAGATCTTCTGGTAAAATTCGAACCTAGGGAGGAGTGGAAGAAAGTCCTCGGCCCCGTATTCACATATTTTAATTCTGCATCAGATAAAGAAATGGCTCTATCGCTCTGGGATGACGCAAAAAGACAG ATGAATGAAGAAGTTCAATCCTGGCCTTACAGTTTCCCAACTTCTAAAGAATTTCCTAATTGTGGTCAAAGGTGTGTAGTTAGAGGTCGAATGCTAGTGCAAGACAG ATACTTAAGCAAGGAAAATTTACCTGGAAAAGATGCATATGTAGGACTAGCGGCCCCGGGAGACGCTGGATCATGGCAAAGAGAGAATAAG GGTTACCAATTTTGGACTACAACGGATGAGGACGGCTACTTTGTCATTACAAATGTACGTGCAGGCTCATACAATCTTTATGGATTGGTACATGGATTTATCGGAGATTACAAGTATGAAGTTGTAATAACTATAACAGAAG GTTCTGATATTGAGTTGGGTGAGGTTGTTTATGAGCCTCCAAGAGATGGTCCTACCTTATGGGAGATCGGTATCCCTGACCGCTCCGCTGCAGAATTTTATATTCCTGATCCAAACCCGAAATACGTTAACAAACTTTACATAAATCAAGACAA GTTTAGGCAGTATGGCTTGTGGGAGAGATATGCAGACCTATATCCTGATAATGATTTAGTCTACACAGTTGGAGTTAGTGACTTTCAGAAAGACTGGTTCTTTGCACAGGTGAACAG GAAGATCGGTGACAATGCATATCAAAGTACTACATGGCAAATCAAGTTCAATAGTGATAATATGGATCAAGTTGGAGCATACACATTGCGCGTAGCACTTGCAGCTGCCAATCATGCTGAATTACAG GTCCGGATCAACGATCCAACAGCAGATCCTCCTCTACTTTCAAGTGGAGAAATTGGAGGAGACAATGCAATTGCAAGGCATGCTATTCATGGGATCTATTGGTTGTTCACTGTAACAATACCTAGTTCTCTACTTTTGGGAGGAGAAAACACCATATTTTTGACACAAGCAAAGACAGCCAACGCGTTCCAAGGGATTATGTATGACTATATTCGCTTGGAAGGTCCCTCGTTCCAGAATGGAAACCTTTGA
- the LOC107850565 gene encoding uncharacterized protein LOC107850565 isoform X3 gives MYVSSSLHKWGHRHCYFRETMSSRRLQLNAQNDYVVINNGVVEITWTNPGGIIRGIKFKGIDNLLELNNKDLNGGFWDLNWSKAGSEKTRGKFDTIQGTDLQVIVENEEQIELSFTRMWNPAVQDEQAPLYIDRRFVVFRDVPGFYSYAIFEHTKDMPAFNLNTTRIAFMLNKEKFHYMVITDGRQRFMPSAEDRLPGRGEPLAYPEAVLLVDPVEPEFKGEVLYLWELAALNKIFLTSHYAGTDLLVKFEPREEWKKVLGPVFTYFNSASDKEMALSLWDDAKRQMNEEVQSWPYSFPTSKEFPNCGQRCVVRGRMLVQDRYLSKENLPGKDAYVGLAAPGDAGSWQRENKGYQFWTTTDEDGYFVITNVRAGSYNLYGLVHGFIGDYKYEVVITITEGSDIELGEVVYEPPRDGPTLWEIGIPDRSAAEFYIPDPNPKYVNKLYINQDKFRQYGLWERYADLYPDNDLVYTVGVSDFQKDWFFAQVNRKIGDNAYQSTTWQIKFNSDNMDQVGAYTLRVALAAANHAELQVRINDPTADPPLLSSGEIGGDNAIARHAIHGIYWLFTVTIPSSLLLGGENTIFLTQAKTANAFQGIMYDYIRLEGPSFQNGNL, from the exons atgTATGTTTCTTCTTCATTGCATAAGTGGGGACACAGACATTGTTACTTTAGGGAAACAATGTCTTCTAGACGACTGCAGTTAAATGCTCAAAATGACTAT GTGGTGATAAACAATGGAGTTGTGGAAATAACTTGGACAAATCCAGGAGGAATTATCAGAGGGATAAAGTTCAAGGGAATTGACAACTTGCTGGAGCTAAACAATAAAGATTTGAATGGAGG GTTTTGGGACCTCAATTGGAGCAAAGCAGGCAGTGAAAAAACAAGGGGAAAATTTGACAC GATACAAGGGACAGATCTGCAAGTTATCGTAGAAAATGAGGAGCAGATTGAGCTTTCATTCACAAGAATGTGGAATCCAGCAGTCCAGGATGAACAAGCTCCTTTGTATATTGACAGGAG ATTTGTAGTATTTCGTGATGTCCCGGGATTCTATTCGTATGCCATCTTTGAGCACACGAAAGACATGCCTGCTTTCAACCTTAACACAACCAGAATTGCTTTCATGCTCAATAAAGAAAA GTTTCACTACATGGTTATAACAGATGGTAGACAAAGATTTATGCCTAGTGCAGAAGACCGGCTTCCAGGGAGAGGCGAACCGCTAGCCTATCCTGAAGCAGTTCTCCTCGTTGATCCTGTAGAGCCAGAGTTCAAAGGAGAGGTATTATACTTATGGGAACTTGCAGCATTAAACAAA ATATTTCTAACTTCCCACTATGCTGGTACAGATCTTCTGGTAAAATTCGAACCTAGGGAGGAGTGGAAGAAAGTCCTCGGCCCCGTATTCACATATTTTAATTCTGCATCAGATAAAGAAATGGCTCTATCGCTCTGGGATGACGCAAAAAGACAG ATGAATGAAGAAGTTCAATCCTGGCCTTACAGTTTCCCAACTTCTAAAGAATTTCCTAATTGTGGTCAAAGGTGTGTAGTTAGAGGTCGAATGCTAGTGCAAGACAG ATACTTAAGCAAGGAAAATTTACCTGGAAAAGATGCATATGTAGGACTAGCGGCCCCGGGAGACGCTGGATCATGGCAAAGAGAGAATAAG GGTTACCAATTTTGGACTACAACGGATGAGGACGGCTACTTTGTCATTACAAATGTACGTGCAGGCTCATACAATCTTTATGGATTGGTACATGGATTTATCGGAGATTACAAGTATGAAGTTGTAATAACTATAACAGAAG GTTCTGATATTGAGTTGGGTGAGGTTGTTTATGAGCCTCCAAGAGATGGTCCTACCTTATGGGAGATCGGTATCCCTGACCGCTCCGCTGCAGAATTTTATATTCCTGATCCAAACCCGAAATACGTTAACAAACTTTACATAAATCAAGACAA GTTTAGGCAGTATGGCTTGTGGGAGAGATATGCAGACCTATATCCTGATAATGATTTAGTCTACACAGTTGGAGTTAGTGACTTTCAGAAAGACTGGTTCTTTGCACAGGTGAACAG GAAGATCGGTGACAATGCATATCAAAGTACTACATGGCAAATCAAGTTCAATAGTGATAATATGGATCAAGTTGGAGCATACACATTGCGCGTAGCACTTGCAGCTGCCAATCATGCTGAATTACAG GTCCGGATCAACGATCCAACAGCAGATCCTCCTCTACTTTCAAGTGGAGAAATTGGAGGAGACAATGCAATTGCAAGGCATGCTATTCATGGGATCTATTGGTTGTTCACTGTAACAATACCTAGTTCTCTACTTTTGGGAGGAGAAAACACCATATTTTTGACACAAGCAAAGACAGCCAACGCGTTCCAAGGGATTATGTATGACTATATTCGCTTGGAAGGTCCCTCGTTCCAGAATGGAAACCTTTGA